One Rosettibacter firmus genomic window carries:
- a CDS encoding polysaccharide biosynthesis C-terminal domain-containing protein yields MIKIGITGQNGFIGSHLYNYLSLFRNEYKLIPFENIIFNDENKLIEFVSNCDVIIHLAALNRHHNENEIIKVNIELVEKLISAISKSSSRPHIIFSSSTQEKLDNPYGLSKKMGRKIFIEWAKKLGYGFTGLVIPNVFGPFGKPYYNSVVSTFSHQLIVGEEPNIINDKELNLIYVQELCDEIHKVVINYRDQLIEEYYVPSTYSSKVSKILKLLEIYYYDYIENKIIPELINHFDINLFNTFRSYINYLNFFPVFYKTHSDERGIFSELVKSKIKGQISFSTTKPGVTRGNHFHTRKIERFSVIKGKAKIQIRKYNTNDIIEFTIENGNPGFVDMPIWYTHNLINIGEEELYTVFWINEFYNVTDPDTYFEPV; encoded by the coding sequence ATGATAAAAATTGGAATTACTGGCCAAAATGGATTTATAGGTAGTCACCTGTATAATTACTTATCATTATTCAGAAATGAATATAAATTAATTCCTTTTGAAAATATCATTTTTAATGATGAGAATAAATTAATTGAATTTGTTTCAAATTGCGATGTTATTATACACTTAGCTGCTCTCAATAGGCATCATAATGAAAATGAGATAATTAAAGTTAATATAGAACTGGTTGAAAAACTTATATCAGCAATTAGTAAAAGTAGTAGTAGGCCACATATTATTTTTTCATCATCAACGCAGGAAAAATTAGATAATCCTTATGGATTATCAAAAAAAATGGGGCGGAAAATATTTATAGAATGGGCGAAAAAATTAGGGTATGGTTTTACTGGATTGGTTATTCCAAATGTATTTGGACCATTTGGGAAGCCATATTATAACTCTGTTGTGTCCACATTTTCGCATCAATTAATAGTTGGAGAAGAACCAAATATTATAAATGATAAAGAATTAAATTTAATTTATGTTCAGGAATTGTGTGATGAAATCCATAAAGTCGTAATTAATTATAGAGATCAACTCATTGAAGAATATTACGTACCTTCTACTTATTCTTCAAAAGTGTCAAAAATATTGAAATTATTGGAAATATATTATTATGACTATATAGAAAATAAAATTATACCAGAATTAATAAATCATTTTGATATTAATTTATTTAACACATTTAGAAGTTATATCAATTATTTAAATTTTTTCCCGGTATTTTATAAAACACATAGTGATGAAAGAGGAATCTTCAGTGAACTTGTTAAATCCAAAATAAAAGGGCAAATATCTTTTTCAACAACCAAACCTGGTGTTACGAGAGGTAATCATTTTCATACAAGAAAAATAGAGAGGTTTTCCGTAATAAAGGGAAAAGCAAAAATCCAGATAAGAAAATATAACACAAATGATATAATTGAATTTACTATTGAGAATGGTAATCCTGGTTTTGTTGATATGCCTATATGGTATACTCATAATTTGATTAATATTGGTGAAGAAGAATTATATACAGTATTTTGGATTAATGAATTTTATAATGTAACAGATCCTGATACTTATTTTGAACCAGTTTAA
- the wecB gene encoding non-hydrolyzing UDP-N-acetylglucosamine 2-epimerase, with protein sequence MLIKEKSKLKVMTVVGTRPEVIRLSRVIALLDETVNHILVHTGQNYDYELNEIFFRELEIRKPDYFMNADVSSLGATIGDIFKKSEEILKKEKPDALLVLGDTNSCLSAYMAKRMHIPIYHMEAGNRCFDFNVPEEINRRIIDHIADFNLVYTEHARRHLLSEGLPHRRIYLTGSPLNEVLKYYLPKIEMSDVLDRLNLKEKEYFLVSIHREENVDNKDNLIILLNTLNKITYLFERKVIVSTHPRTRKRIEALNNIKIDSKIEFLKPFGFFDYVKLQKNALCVISDSGTINEESSILDFPAITVRNSMERPEGLDTGSIILTGLNEDNIIDSIKLVLYEKNRGFKKEFTNDYKVENTSLRVAKLIIGTAKLSNKWNSIN encoded by the coding sequence ATGTTAATAAAAGAGAAAAGTAAATTAAAAGTAATGACAGTCGTCGGTACTAGACCTGAGGTTATAAGACTTTCACGAGTTATAGCACTTTTAGATGAAACTGTAAATCACATTCTTGTTCATACTGGGCAAAATTATGATTATGAATTGAATGAAATATTCTTTCGTGAACTTGAAATAAGAAAACCAGATTATTTTATGAACGCTGATGTGAGCTCTTTAGGTGCTACAATAGGTGATATTTTTAAAAAAAGTGAAGAAATCCTGAAAAAAGAGAAGCCGGATGCATTACTTGTCCTTGGGGATACAAATTCTTGTCTATCTGCATATATGGCAAAAAGGATGCATATACCAATTTATCACATGGAAGCTGGTAATAGATGTTTTGATTTTAATGTTCCAGAGGAGATTAATAGAAGAATCATTGACCACATTGCAGATTTTAATTTAGTCTATACCGAGCATGCACGTAGACACCTTTTAAGTGAGGGTTTACCTCATAGGAGAATTTATTTAACTGGATCTCCGTTAAATGAAGTATTAAAATATTATTTACCAAAAATTGAAATGTCCGATGTATTAGATAGGCTAAATTTAAAAGAAAAGGAATATTTTCTTGTGAGTATTCATAGGGAAGAAAATGTTGATAATAAAGATAATCTTATTATATTACTCAACACATTAAATAAAATTACCTATTTGTTCGAAAGAAAAGTGATTGTATCAACCCATCCAAGAACAAGAAAAAGAATAGAAGCTTTGAATAATATAAAAATTGATTCGAAAATTGAATTCCTTAAACCCTTTGGATTTTTTGATTATGTTAAACTTCAAAAAAATGCTTTATGTGTTATATCGGATAGCGGTACAATAAATGAAGAATCTTCAATACTAGATTTTCCTGCAATAACTGTTAGAAATTCTATGGAAAGACCGGAAGGATTAGATACAGGTTCAATTATACTTACAGGATTAAATGAAGATAATATAATAGATTCAATTAAGCTTGTTTTATATGAAAAAAATAGAGGCTTTAAAAAAGAATTTACAAATGATTATAAAGTTGAAAATACTTCATTAAGAGTGGCTAAACTTATTATAGGAACGGCAAAATTAAGTAATAAGTGGAATTCGATTAATTAA
- a CDS encoding transposase yields the protein MKFHQKRGGMEKRIGELKHQINLDHLPCGQFNTNILYFTIGLMAYNIIELLKIFALPPEFRSKTIRSIRYQLIKLTGKLVLQARYIILRISAPLRNIKIF from the coding sequence ATAAAATTTCATCAGAAGCGTGGAGGTATGGAGAAAAGGATAGGTGAACTTAAGCATCAAATTAATTTAGACCATTTGCCCTGCGGACAATTTAATACCAATATTTTGTATTTCACAATTGGTCTTATGGCATATAACATAATCGAGTTATTGAAGATATTTGCATTGCCGCCTGAATTTAGAAGTAAGACAATAAGATCCATAAGATATCAACTAATAAAATTGACTGGGAAATTAGTTTTACAAGCAAGATACATTATACTCAGAATATCAGCACCTTTAAGAAACATCAAAATATTCTAA
- a CDS encoding MATE family efflux transporter, whose product MYLHKYNTSHPRTKLLVKNILAGLFIKGGVVICTLLLVPLTIDFVDVKQYGIWLTLSSIIGWASLFDVGLGHGLRNKFAEAIALNELERAKHYVSSAYFTLAIIIILLSLIYKILEPFINWAVILAAPQDTAYNLSIVASIVVYTFLFQLLLKLINSLLMASQLNAIASFISLISNLFSLVFIFIAKKTLTGNLVILSFIYSIVPTIVLLFYNIYFFNTIYKKFKPKFSYVRISDIKSLFGLGSLFFIIQIAVIIQFQTANILIAHWFSAEDVAVYNICYKYFSIISMSFSLIIAPYWSAFTEAYSKNEITWIKKVINKTIKLWLLFSFVGFILLILSPIGFRIWIGSRIEIPYCLSFLMLIYVLLLCFGSIFVMFINGIGKINVQTISSLISPLIFIILAYLFIKILSFGLSGIVLAIIISNFYGPIIAPIQYLKFIKR is encoded by the coding sequence TTGTATTTACATAAATACAATACATCCCATCCAAGAACTAAACTACTCGTAAAAAATATACTTGCAGGTTTGTTTATAAAAGGAGGTGTAGTTATATGTACACTTTTATTAGTACCATTAACTATAGATTTTGTGGACGTAAAACAATATGGAATATGGTTAACATTGAGTTCAATAATTGGTTGGGCGAGTTTATTTGATGTAGGTTTAGGTCACGGTTTACGCAACAAATTCGCCGAAGCAATCGCATTAAATGAGTTAGAAAGAGCTAAACACTACGTTAGTAGTGCTTATTTTACTCTAGCAATTATAATTATATTATTGTCTTTAATATATAAAATTTTAGAACCCTTCATAAATTGGGCCGTAATTTTAGCCGCTCCACAAGATACAGCATATAATCTTTCTATTGTAGCCTCTATTGTCGTATATACTTTTTTATTTCAACTATTATTAAAACTAATTAATAGCCTTTTGATGGCTAGCCAGTTAAATGCTATTGCTTCATTTATTTCTTTGATTAGCAACTTATTCAGTTTAGTCTTTATATTTATTGCAAAAAAGACTTTAACTGGGAATCTTGTTATTTTGTCTTTTATTTATAGCATTGTACCAACAATCGTATTACTCTTTTATAACATATATTTTTTTAATACAATTTATAAAAAATTTAAACCTAAATTTAGTTATGTTAGAATTTCTGATATTAAATCACTTTTTGGATTAGGTTCACTTTTTTTTATTATTCAAATTGCTGTTATAATTCAATTCCAAACAGCAAATATTTTAATAGCGCATTGGTTTAGTGCAGAAGATGTTGCTGTTTATAATATTTGTTATAAATATTTTTCCATTATTTCGATGTCGTTTTCTTTAATAATAGCACCTTACTGGTCTGCATTTACTGAAGCATATTCAAAAAATGAAATAACTTGGATAAAAAAAGTTATAAATAAAACAATAAAACTTTGGTTATTGTTCTCTTTTGTAGGTTTTATTTTATTAATATTATCACCAATTGGATTTAGAATATGGATTGGATCTAGAATTGAAATACCCTATTGTCTTTCATTTTTAATGCTTATTTATGTCCTTTTATTATGTTTTGGTAGTATTTTTGTTATGTTTATAAATGGTATAGGAAAAATTAATGTACAAACAATATCATCATTAATTAGCCCTTTAATTTTTATAATTTTAGCATATTTATTTATAAAAATATTATCATTTGGGTTATCTGGTATTGTGTTAGCAATTATTATTTCAAATTTTTATGGGCCGATTATTGCACCTATTCAATATCTTAAATTTATAAAAAGATGA
- a CDS encoding glycosyltransferase family 4 protein: MRVLWFTNTPCNADEYFKNELKGSGGWLKALDQEIQKSLELYIAFYYKTKHLPFKYQNTNYIPIHINESLIKRFIRKYFNKIILNEHLNIYINIINTIKPDIIHIHGTENPFACIVPYVQIPVVISIQGNVTIYYHKYFSGIERHYLNINILNEHKMNYYKFKKMAKREINNLQHCKYIIGRTDWDRRISRIFAPKSKYYHCDEILRDVFYNTKWNPPYNKRFRIITTTTPVFYKGLETIFETMYELGKLGLDIEWLIAGIELNNSILKVIKRKLRDKYTLKNIIFLGKLNDKELVKNLLEADLYVMPSHIENSPNNLCEAMILGLPCISTFVGGTGSIVNNNEDGILVQDGDPWALAGAILEIIKNRGRAIDLGSNARQRALIRHDKTKIVNELINIYNDIIISEKLT, encoded by the coding sequence ATGAGAGTTCTTTGGTTTACAAACACACCATGTAATGCTGATGAATATTTCAAAAACGAATTAAAAGGAAGTGGAGGGTGGCTAAAAGCTCTTGACCAAGAAATTCAAAAGTCTTTAGAACTTTATATTGCTTTTTATTATAAGACTAAACATTTACCATTTAAATATCAGAATACTAATTATATTCCAATACACATAAACGAGAGCTTAATTAAAAGATTTATTAGAAAATATTTTAATAAAATAATATTGAATGAACATTTAAATATTTACATAAACATTATTAACACAATAAAACCAGATATTATTCATATTCATGGAACCGAAAATCCATTTGCATGTATAGTTCCATATGTACAAATACCAGTTGTTATATCAATTCAAGGGAATGTAACAATATATTATCACAAATATTTCTCTGGTATAGAAAGACATTATTTAAATATTAATATTTTAAATGAACATAAAATGAATTATTATAAATTTAAAAAAATGGCAAAAAGAGAAATAAATAATTTACAGCATTGTAAGTATATCATTGGTAGGACAGATTGGGATAGAAGAATATCTAGAATTTTCGCGCCCAAAAGTAAATATTACCATTGTGATGAGATATTAAGGGATGTATTTTATAATACAAAATGGAACCCACCATATAATAAGAGATTTAGAATTATTACTACTACCACCCCTGTATTTTATAAAGGTTTAGAGACGATATTTGAAACTATGTATGAGCTTGGGAAATTAGGATTAGATATTGAGTGGTTAATTGCTGGTATAGAATTAAATAATAGTATTTTAAAAGTTATAAAAAGGAAACTGAGAGATAAGTACACATTAAAAAATATAATATTTTTGGGAAAACTTAATGATAAAGAATTGGTTAAGAATTTACTTGAAGCTGATTTATACGTCATGCCTTCACATATTGAAAATAGCCCTAACAATTTATGTGAGGCAATGATACTTGGGTTACCCTGCATCTCCACATTTGTAGGAGGAACTGGTTCAATTGTGAACAATAATGAGGATGGAATTTTAGTACAAGATGGGGATCCTTGGGCTTTAGCAGGTGCAATTTTAGAGATTATAAAAAATAGAGGTAGAGCTATTGATTTGGGGTCCAATGCTAGACAAAGAGCACTGATTAGACATGATAAAACTAAAATTGTAAATGAATTAATAAATATATATAATGATATTATAATATCCGAAAAATTGACATGA
- a CDS encoding glycosyltransferase, with amino-acid sequence MFFPRVLIIGETFHKRSGGGITLLNLFSNWPKENIAVVSTHKTIVKTDSNYHYIPIYQLGTDEIRPKFPLNLLQQKYYSGRYIFNVDYNKKGMSKTPIHFNGNIKKLIDKLFSSFGLYFLLSRTLPSKRLYDFISEFKPDIIYTQLSTLELIRFVSIISNNLKVPLAIHIMDDWPKYLPDKCIIFKKYWEKIIDKELRKLFNEAKFLFSISEGMSREYLQRYGREFIPFHNPIDLNKWLPYSKKEWGKNNPYKILYTGRIGLANSNSLHTICKAIDYIFLKYSINITFKIYANNFDPKNVKYFEKKYKRVKVFPPVNYESMPKLLSSADLLILPLDFDKKSIQFARLSMPTKATEYMISGTPTIVFADSKTFLSEHAKKNEWAIVINENNYKILASKILDLYNNEELRKHISKNAKNFAIKNYDIQKVTKEFYEKLIQ; translated from the coding sequence ATGTTTTTTCCACGAGTTTTAATTATTGGAGAAACTTTTCATAAAAGAAGTGGAGGTGGTATAACTTTACTTAATCTTTTTTCAAATTGGCCAAAAGAAAATATAGCGGTAGTATCTACACACAAAACAATCGTTAAAACAGATAGTAACTATCATTATATACCAATTTATCAATTGGGAACGGATGAGATTAGGCCAAAATTCCCGCTTAATTTATTACAACAAAAATATTATTCTGGAAGATATATTTTTAATGTTGATTATAATAAAAAAGGAATGAGTAAAACACCCATACATTTTAATGGTAATATTAAAAAATTAATTGATAAATTATTTTCGTCTTTTGGTTTATACTTTTTACTATCAAGAACTCTCCCTTCTAAAAGATTGTATGATTTTATTTCAGAATTTAAACCGGATATTATATATACTCAATTAAGTACTCTTGAGCTTATTCGGTTTGTTTCAATTATTTCGAACAATCTAAAGGTTCCGCTTGCAATTCATATAATGGACGATTGGCCAAAATATCTGCCAGATAAGTGTATAATTTTTAAAAAATATTGGGAAAAAATAATTGATAAGGAATTAAGAAAGTTATTCAATGAAGCTAAATTCCTATTTTCTATTTCAGAAGGTATGTCGAGAGAGTATTTACAGCGCTATGGAAGAGAATTCATCCCATTTCATAATCCTATAGATTTAAATAAATGGCTTCCATATTCTAAAAAGGAGTGGGGAAAAAATAATCCATATAAGATATTATATACAGGCCGTATAGGACTGGCTAATTCTAATAGCTTGCATACTATCTGCAAAGCAATTGATTATATATTTTTGAAATATTCAATAAATATTACTTTTAAAATTTATGCTAATAATTTTGATCCTAAAAATGTTAAGTATTTTGAAAAAAAATATAAAAGGGTTAAAGTTTTCCCACCAGTAAATTATGAAAGCATGCCAAAACTTCTAAGTAGTGCTGATTTACTTATTTTACCACTGGATTTTGATAAAAAGAGTATTCAATTTGCTAGATTATCTATGCCTACAAAGGCTACTGAGTATATGATATCAGGTACACCGACTATTGTTTTCGCAGATAGTAAAACTTTTTTATCAGAACATGCTAAAAAAAACGAATGGGCTATTGTTATCAATGAAAATAATTACAAGATTTTAGCTTCTAAAATACTAGATTTATATAACAATGAAGAATTAAGAAAACACATAAGTAAAAATGCTAAAAATTTTGCTATTAAAAATTATGATATACAAAAAGTTACAAAAGAATTTTACGAGAAACTTATTCAATAA
- a CDS encoding glycosyltransferase translates to MINKRVVVFVSTLSFSQNTTAGYNRIINYAKALAIHSTTVILFSFYGNFNDIKDLEKISDNIYRIKEKIKAKGSYLKFIFSLNRIKKYLKNYNTCFILYPTSKFGADIIFLIIFKIFSSNKIFLEINELRRAYPKNRYPERTLYFKFLRIIKNLIDIFFYKILEYSSSFYNGILVISTNLYSYYSKYNKKILLIPILIDFTEKKNNNLSSVKDSFNIGFFGTVSFRKEGIENILLVIKNLNRKDINTKLFLYGPISNVEYEYFQEWLKKEDMTNKIFYNGILKHDVVLDEMQKMDLLILPRPHNQQTKYGFSTKLAEYLISGVPVLVTDVSDNSKYIQDGINGYIVHDITPAGFEKKIIEILKNYEKTKYKITQEAYNTAKKYFDYRLYAETLNKFLFD, encoded by the coding sequence ATGATAAATAAGAGAGTAGTTGTTTTTGTATCAACGTTATCTTTTTCTCAGAATACTACAGCTGGTTATAATAGAATTATTAATTATGCAAAAGCCCTGGCAATTCATTCAACTACTGTCATATTATTTTCATTTTATGGGAATTTTAATGACATAAAAGATTTAGAAAAAATTTCTGATAACATTTATAGAATAAAAGAGAAAATTAAAGCAAAGGGATCATACTTAAAATTTATTTTTTCTCTTAATAGAATTAAAAAATATTTAAAAAATTATAATACCTGTTTCATATTATATCCAACTTCTAAATTCGGAGCAGATATTATTTTTTTAATTATATTTAAAATATTCTCATCTAATAAAATATTTTTAGAAATAAATGAATTAAGAAGAGCATATCCTAAAAATCGTTATCCAGAGAGAACTTTATATTTTAAATTTTTAAGAATAATTAAAAATTTAATAGATATATTCTTTTATAAGATTCTAGAATATTCTTCGTCATTTTATAATGGAATTCTGGTAATCTCAACAAATTTATACAGCTACTATAGTAAATACAATAAAAAAATACTTTTGATACCAATACTTATAGACTTTACAGAGAAAAAAAATAATAATTTATCATCGGTAAAAGATTCTTTCAATATTGGTTTTTTCGGTACTGTATCATTTAGAAAAGAAGGCATTGAAAATATTTTATTGGTTATAAAAAATTTAAACCGGAAGGATATAAATACAAAACTTTTTCTATATGGGCCTATTAGTAATGTAGAGTATGAATATTTTCAAGAATGGTTAAAGAAAGAAGATATGACAAATAAGATTTTTTATAATGGTATTTTAAAACATGATGTTGTCCTTGATGAAATGCAGAAAATGGATCTTTTGATTTTACCCAGGCCACATAACCAACAGACTAAATATGGTTTTTCCACAAAATTGGCTGAATATCTTATAAGTGGAGTGCCGGTTCTTGTAACAGATGTAAGTGATAATTCAAAATACATTCAAGATGGTATTAATGGTTATATAGTCCATGACATAACGCCAGCAGGCTTTGAAAAAAAAATCATCGAAATTTTAAAAAATTATGAGAAAACAAAATATAAAATTACCCAGGAGGCTTATAATACAGCAAAAAAATATTTTGATTATAGATTGTATGCAGAGACACTGAACAAATTTTTATTTGATTAA
- a CDS encoding GDP-mannose 4,6-dehydratase has translation MKILITGAAGFIGSNLIDSLIKDNQYQIIGIDNFDNFYEREIKVANLKNALGNINFSFYELDILDRINLTNLFLDSCPDIVIHLAAKAGVRNSIQNPISYFEVNVLGTLNVLEAMRISESKKMIFASSSSVYGNCKDVPFREDMNVDNPISPYAASKKAGELLCHTYHHLYKMDIFCLRFFTVYGPRQRPDLAIHKFTKSIFRHEEIPLYGYGQTRRDYTHINDIIKGIKKSIELLKGYEILNLGGSKPISLEYLVNLLESITGKKARKKFLPIQDGDLLQTYADISRAREILGYTPEIEFEEGIIDFVNWFKQNNHV, from the coding sequence ATGAAAATACTTATAACAGGGGCGGCAGGATTTATTGGTAGTAACCTTATTGATTCCTTAATTAAAGATAATCAATACCAGATTATAGGTATTGACAATTTCGATAATTTTTATGAGAGGGAAATTAAAGTTGCCAATCTCAAAAATGCCTTGGGTAATATAAATTTTTCATTTTATGAATTAGATATTTTAGATAGAATTAATCTTACAAATTTATTTTTAGATTCATGCCCAGATATTGTTATTCATTTGGCAGCAAAAGCTGGAGTTCGAAATTCAATACAAAATCCGATTAGTTATTTTGAAGTAAATGTTTTGGGAACACTAAATGTGTTGGAAGCAATGCGAATTTCTGAAAGTAAAAAAATGATATTTGCTTCTTCTTCTTCTGTTTATGGCAATTGCAAAGATGTGCCATTTAGGGAAGATATGAATGTTGATAATCCTATTTCTCCATATGCTGCCAGTAAAAAAGCAGGTGAATTACTTTGTCATACATATCATCATCTATATAAGATGGATATATTCTGTTTGCGTTTTTTCACAGTATATGGTCCTCGTCAGCGTCCCGATCTTGCTATTCATAAATTTACTAAATCGATATTTAGGCATGAAGAAATTCCACTTTATGGTTATGGACAAACTAGAAGAGATTATACTCATATTAATGACATAATTAAGGGAATTAAAAAATCTATAGAGTTACTAAAAGGTTATGAGATATTAAATCTTGGTGGTTCTAAACCAATTTCTTTAGAGTATTTAGTTAATTTATTGGAAAGCATTACGGGAAAGAAAGCACGTAAAAAATTTTTACCAATACAAGATGGTGATCTACTTCAAACATATGCTGATATTTCAAGAGCAAGAGAAATACTAGGTTATACTCCAGAAATCGAATTTGAAGAAGGCATTATTGATTTTGTAAACTGGTTTAAACAAAACAATCATGTCTAA
- a CDS encoding glycosyltransferase codes for MSKTNIVVFIPTLTSGGAEKQAVILSKVLMNKYSPYVVVWDKRKVEMKFKKYLDDNKIQYYFLSGNIIKRFLKLYLFLKRKKIEIIFNFLASNNLYSSIIGKLARVPHIVGGIRNSKVPFLKFIIQKYLHNHLLEFTIFNNYTGCKYFVDKGFEASKCIVIPNCFEQEIEYIERVPKKTIKIVTLARFVPQKDYYTALKSIQHLIKNYNLNENEIRYRIIGYGEQELQIYRWINELQLKKVVEVFIKPDNVFDLLKECDIFLMTSLFEGTSNSIMEAMALSLPIVATDVGDNKFLVEDNKNGFLSPIKDYTNISANLFRLIVDSNLRLTFGLNSYNRLYQNYSLKAFREKYFYFIDKILNVS; via the coding sequence ATGTCTAAAACTAATATAGTTGTTTTTATACCGACATTAACTTCTGGTGGTGCAGAAAAACAAGCGGTGATTCTATCAAAGGTTTTAATGAATAAATATTCACCATATGTTGTTGTATGGGACAAACGTAAAGTAGAAATGAAGTTCAAAAAATATTTAGATGATAATAAAATTCAATATTATTTTCTTAGTGGTAATATTATTAAACGATTTCTGAAATTATATCTATTTCTTAAAAGAAAAAAAATAGAAATCATATTTAATTTCTTAGCAAGTAACAATTTATATAGCTCAATTATTGGTAAGTTGGCAAGAGTACCTCATATAGTTGGTGGTATTAGAAACTCTAAAGTACCGTTTTTAAAATTTATAATTCAAAAATACCTTCATAATCATTTGCTCGAATTTACTATTTTTAATAATTACACGGGTTGCAAGTATTTTGTTGATAAAGGTTTTGAAGCATCTAAATGCATTGTTATACCAAATTGTTTTGAGCAAGAAATAGAATATATTGAGAGAGTACCTAAAAAAACAATAAAAATTGTTACACTTGCAAGATTTGTTCCACAAAAGGATTATTATACAGCTCTTAAATCAATACAACATTTAATTAAAAATTATAATTTGAATGAAAATGAGATTAGGTATAGAATTATTGGTTATGGAGAGCAAGAATTACAGATTTATCGTTGGATAAATGAATTACAACTTAAAAAGGTTGTAGAAGTATTTATTAAACCAGATAATGTATTTGATTTACTTAAAGAATGTGATATTTTTTTGATGACATCGCTTTTTGAGGGGACATCAAACTCTATTATGGAAGCGATGGCTTTATCTTTACCAATAGTTGCTACAGATGTTGGTGATAATAAATTTCTTGTTGAAGATAATAAAAATGGTTTTTTATCCCCAATCAAGGACTATACTAATATTTCAGCTAATCTTTTTAGATTAATCGTTGATTCTAATCTTAGATTAACATTTGGGTTAAATAGTTATAATAGATTATACCAGAATTATTCATTAAAAGCTTTTCGTGAAAAATATTTTTATTTTATTGATAAAATACTTAATGTTTCTTAA
- a CDS encoding methyltransferase domain-containing protein, whose amino-acid sequence MEIKIFLDFIIKNRIYHSPKSLIWYYKNQLFKDINFKDKKVLDIGGGAGLTSFYAAAAGSNKVDLIEPYGDGSDSLSIKKFNIIKNNLKSISNKVYIFNQTFQTYSTIEKYDVIILHNSINHLNENACINLLIDKNSYEIYKNLFFSIYNLLNENGIIIIADCSNKNFFNSLGIKSPLAWSIEWQKHHSPEVWIELLEKVGFRFTSLVWTSPKQLRKLGQVLFSNQIAAYFLLSHFIIHLKK is encoded by the coding sequence ATGGAAATAAAAATTTTTTTGGATTTTATAATTAAAAATAGAATATACCACTCACCCAAAAGTCTTATATGGTATTACAAAAACCAGTTGTTTAAAGATATAAATTTCAAGGACAAAAAAGTATTAGATATCGGTGGTGGTGCAGGTTTAACTAGTTTTTACGCTGCGGCTGCAGGTTCAAATAAAGTTGACTTAATAGAGCCTTATGGAGATGGTTCAGACAGTTTATCAATTAAAAAATTTAATATTATAAAAAATAATTTAAAAAGTATATCAAATAAGGTCTATATATTTAATCAAACTTTTCAAACCTATTCAACAATTGAAAAATATGACGTTATTATACTACATAATTCAATAAATCACCTTAATGAAAATGCTTGTATTAATTTATTAATTGATAAAAATTCTTATGAAATATATAAAAACTTATTTTTCTCAATATATAATTTATTAAATGAAAATGGAATTATAATCATTGCGGATTGTTCCAATAAAAATTTTTTTAATTCTTTAGGAATAAAAAGTCCATTAGCGTGGTCTATAGAATGGCAAAAACACCATAGTCCAGAGGTATGGATAGAATTATTAGAGAAAGTTGGTTTTCGGTTCACAAGTTTAGTCTGGACATCACCTAAACAATTAAGGAAGTTAGGACAGGTATTATTTTCAAATCAGATTGCAGCTTATTTTTTGCTAAGTCATTTTATTATTCATTTAAAAAAATAA